Proteins co-encoded in one Panulirus ornatus isolate Po-2019 chromosome 56, ASM3632096v1, whole genome shotgun sequence genomic window:
- the LOC139765980 gene encoding organic solute transporter subunit alpha-like isoform X1 yields the protein MGCVSDAAVMIKQYRDGAVRTRTSLPELLSLVIVAMIAVRDFISNALGGSAHNITMGTNAIIASVIKCNNSYVPTTTEYLNVLGPYGTLLLSIGGLITVILYLLFFDQVYFTTVHAHPVYRRHISWIASVYPFMTLMSVVSVAVPRAHNICTAAKVTYMSVGISHFTDLTVLMFGSEEVMIAKTEGERLKLNVGPLCCCCSCLPSPPVGRFPLRVVMFLSSQLPFTQAAYYLAVLILLSADNITIGNVNPSGLYLWLNLFNFASFTSGVYSLQILTRFSKGHLESYGYRKKSISMRTLVLVTNLQSLIFNIMANYNAFPCIPPYIPPQVYKQTVENLVYILEMMVLGTFTFWQYRNDQFQHANPVEACSSPQHHPIANSASTSCNSSHTSVRSTLNTAEGIKIPTINANDNTYPTSDLNGIVPSLITIPISDSTSSPAVANHLSLRSSGSRKQREPSDSGDASRTIIRQPGARQSEN from the exons ATGGGATGTGTGAGTGACGCAGCTGTCATGATAAAACAGTATCGGGACGGCGCCGTTCGAACACGGACGAGCCTTCCGGAGCTCCTGTCTTTAG TTATCGTAGCTATGATAGCTGTAAGAGACTTCATTTCTAACGCTTTGGGAGGAAGTGCCCACAATATAACCATGGGCACCAACGCTATCATCGCCTCTGTGATAAAATGCAACAATTCCTATGTACCGACGACCACCGAATACTTGAATG TCTTGGGTCCGTACGGCACTTTGCTGCTCTCAATCGGCGGCCTCATCACGGTGatcctctacctcctcttcttCGACCAGGTCTACTTTACCACCGTCCACGCCCACCCCGTCTACCGCAGACATATCAGCTGGATCGCCTCCGTCTATCCG tttATGACCTTGATGAGTGTCGTATCTGTGGCCGTCCCCAGAGCTCACAACATATGCACAGCAGCTAAAGTGAC GTACATGTCAGTGGGTATCAGTCACTTCACGGACCTGACGGTGTTGATGTTCGGCAGTGAGGAGGTCATGATCGCCAAGACGGAAGGCGAGCGGCTTAAGCTAAATGTCGGacccctctgctgctgctgctcttgcctcCCATCCCCACCCGTCGGCAG GTTCCCTCTGCGCGTGGTCATGTTCCTCTCCAGCCAGCTCCCCTTCACCCAGGCCGCCTACTACCTCGCCGTTCTCATTCTCCTCTCCGCCGACAACATCACCATAGGGAAT GTGAACCCCAGTGGACTCTACCTGTGGCTGAACTTGTTCAACTTTGCCTCCTTCACAAGCGGCGTCTACTCGCTCCAGATCCTCACGCGCTTCTCCAAGGGTCATCTGGAATCTTACGGCTACagg AAGAAGTCTATTTCGATGAGGACGTTGGTGCTGGTGACCAATTTGCAGAGCCTTATCTTCAACATTATGGCCAATTACAACGCGTTTCCCTGCATACCTCCCTACATTCCTCCGCAAGTCTACAAGCAGA CTGTGGAGAACCTCGTCTACATCTTAGAGATGATGGTCTTGGGGACATTTACCTTCTGGCAATACCGGAACGACCAATTCCAGCATGCTAACCCCGTCGAAGCCTGCTCCTCCCCTCAACACCACCCCATTGCTAACAGCGCCAGCACCAGCTGCAACTCCAGTCACACCTCCGTCAGGAGTACCTTAAACACAGCAGAAGGCATTAAAATCCCCACCATCAACGCCAACGATAACACTTACCCTACGAGCGATTTGAATGGCATCGTCCCTTCTCTGATCACCATTCCGATATCagactccacctcctcaccagcGGTAGCCAATCACCTAAGCTTACGTAGCAGCGGCTCGAGAAAGCAAAGGGAACCCTCGGACTCTGGTGATGCATCGAGAACTATCATTCGCCAGCCGGGGGCTAGACAGAGTGAGAACTGA
- the LOC139765980 gene encoding organic solute transporter subunit alpha-like isoform X2, producing the protein MERYMIIVAMIAVRDFISNALGGSAHNITMGTNAIIASVIKCNNSYVPTTTEYLNVLGPYGTLLLSIGGLITVILYLLFFDQVYFTTVHAHPVYRRHISWIASVYPFMTLMSVVSVAVPRAHNICTAAKVTYMSVGISHFTDLTVLMFGSEEVMIAKTEGERLKLNVGPLCCCCSCLPSPPVGRFPLRVVMFLSSQLPFTQAAYYLAVLILLSADNITIGNVNPSGLYLWLNLFNFASFTSGVYSLQILTRFSKGHLESYGYRKKSISMRTLVLVTNLQSLIFNIMANYNAFPCIPPYIPPQVYKQTVENLVYILEMMVLGTFTFWQYRNDQFQHANPVEACSSPQHHPIANSASTSCNSSHTSVRSTLNTAEGIKIPTINANDNTYPTSDLNGIVPSLITIPISDSTSSPAVANHLSLRSSGSRKQREPSDSGDASRTIIRQPGARQSEN; encoded by the exons ATGGAAAGATACATGA TTATCGTAGCTATGATAGCTGTAAGAGACTTCATTTCTAACGCTTTGGGAGGAAGTGCCCACAATATAACCATGGGCACCAACGCTATCATCGCCTCTGTGATAAAATGCAACAATTCCTATGTACCGACGACCACCGAATACTTGAATG TCTTGGGTCCGTACGGCACTTTGCTGCTCTCAATCGGCGGCCTCATCACGGTGatcctctacctcctcttcttCGACCAGGTCTACTTTACCACCGTCCACGCCCACCCCGTCTACCGCAGACATATCAGCTGGATCGCCTCCGTCTATCCG tttATGACCTTGATGAGTGTCGTATCTGTGGCCGTCCCCAGAGCTCACAACATATGCACAGCAGCTAAAGTGAC GTACATGTCAGTGGGTATCAGTCACTTCACGGACCTGACGGTGTTGATGTTCGGCAGTGAGGAGGTCATGATCGCCAAGACGGAAGGCGAGCGGCTTAAGCTAAATGTCGGacccctctgctgctgctgctcttgcctcCCATCCCCACCCGTCGGCAG GTTCCCTCTGCGCGTGGTCATGTTCCTCTCCAGCCAGCTCCCCTTCACCCAGGCCGCCTACTACCTCGCCGTTCTCATTCTCCTCTCCGCCGACAACATCACCATAGGGAAT GTGAACCCCAGTGGACTCTACCTGTGGCTGAACTTGTTCAACTTTGCCTCCTTCACAAGCGGCGTCTACTCGCTCCAGATCCTCACGCGCTTCTCCAAGGGTCATCTGGAATCTTACGGCTACagg AAGAAGTCTATTTCGATGAGGACGTTGGTGCTGGTGACCAATTTGCAGAGCCTTATCTTCAACATTATGGCCAATTACAACGCGTTTCCCTGCATACCTCCCTACATTCCTCCGCAAGTCTACAAGCAGA CTGTGGAGAACCTCGTCTACATCTTAGAGATGATGGTCTTGGGGACATTTACCTTCTGGCAATACCGGAACGACCAATTCCAGCATGCTAACCCCGTCGAAGCCTGCTCCTCCCCTCAACACCACCCCATTGCTAACAGCGCCAGCACCAGCTGCAACTCCAGTCACACCTCCGTCAGGAGTACCTTAAACACAGCAGAAGGCATTAAAATCCCCACCATCAACGCCAACGATAACACTTACCCTACGAGCGATTTGAATGGCATCGTCCCTTCTCTGATCACCATTCCGATATCagactccacctcctcaccagcGGTAGCCAATCACCTAAGCTTACGTAGCAGCGGCTCGAGAAAGCAAAGGGAACCCTCGGACTCTGGTGATGCATCGAGAACTATCATTCGCCAGCCGGGGGCTAGACAGAGTGAGAACTGA
- the LOC139765980 gene encoding organic solute transporter subunit alpha-like isoform X4, translated as MGCVSDAAVMIKQYRDGAVRTRTSLPELLSLVIVAMIAVRDFISNALGGSAHNITMGTNAIIASVIKCNNSYVPTTTEYLNVLGPYGTLLLSIGGLITVILYLLFFDQVYFTTVHAHPVYRRHISWIASVYPFMTLMSVVSVAVPRAHNICTAAKVTYMSVGISHFTDLTVLMFGSEEVMIAKTEGERLKLNVGPLCCCCSCLPSPPVGRFPLRVVMFLSSQLPFTQAAYYLAVLILLSADNITIGNKKSISMRTLVLVTNLQSLIFNIMANYNAFPCIPPYIPPQVYKQTVENLVYILEMMVLGTFTFWQYRNDQFQHANPVEACSSPQHHPIANSASTSCNSSHTSVRSTLNTAEGIKIPTINANDNTYPTSDLNGIVPSLITIPISDSTSSPAVANHLSLRSSGSRKQREPSDSGDASRTIIRQPGARQSEN; from the exons ATGGGATGTGTGAGTGACGCAGCTGTCATGATAAAACAGTATCGGGACGGCGCCGTTCGAACACGGACGAGCCTTCCGGAGCTCCTGTCTTTAG TTATCGTAGCTATGATAGCTGTAAGAGACTTCATTTCTAACGCTTTGGGAGGAAGTGCCCACAATATAACCATGGGCACCAACGCTATCATCGCCTCTGTGATAAAATGCAACAATTCCTATGTACCGACGACCACCGAATACTTGAATG TCTTGGGTCCGTACGGCACTTTGCTGCTCTCAATCGGCGGCCTCATCACGGTGatcctctacctcctcttcttCGACCAGGTCTACTTTACCACCGTCCACGCCCACCCCGTCTACCGCAGACATATCAGCTGGATCGCCTCCGTCTATCCG tttATGACCTTGATGAGTGTCGTATCTGTGGCCGTCCCCAGAGCTCACAACATATGCACAGCAGCTAAAGTGAC GTACATGTCAGTGGGTATCAGTCACTTCACGGACCTGACGGTGTTGATGTTCGGCAGTGAGGAGGTCATGATCGCCAAGACGGAAGGCGAGCGGCTTAAGCTAAATGTCGGacccctctgctgctgctgctcttgcctcCCATCCCCACCCGTCGGCAG GTTCCCTCTGCGCGTGGTCATGTTCCTCTCCAGCCAGCTCCCCTTCACCCAGGCCGCCTACTACCTCGCCGTTCTCATTCTCCTCTCCGCCGACAACATCACCATAGGGAAT AAGAAGTCTATTTCGATGAGGACGTTGGTGCTGGTGACCAATTTGCAGAGCCTTATCTTCAACATTATGGCCAATTACAACGCGTTTCCCTGCATACCTCCCTACATTCCTCCGCAAGTCTACAAGCAGA CTGTGGAGAACCTCGTCTACATCTTAGAGATGATGGTCTTGGGGACATTTACCTTCTGGCAATACCGGAACGACCAATTCCAGCATGCTAACCCCGTCGAAGCCTGCTCCTCCCCTCAACACCACCCCATTGCTAACAGCGCCAGCACCAGCTGCAACTCCAGTCACACCTCCGTCAGGAGTACCTTAAACACAGCAGAAGGCATTAAAATCCCCACCATCAACGCCAACGATAACACTTACCCTACGAGCGATTTGAATGGCATCGTCCCTTCTCTGATCACCATTCCGATATCagactccacctcctcaccagcGGTAGCCAATCACCTAAGCTTACGTAGCAGCGGCTCGAGAAAGCAAAGGGAACCCTCGGACTCTGGTGATGCATCGAGAACTATCATTCGCCAGCCGGGGGCTAGACAGAGTGAGAACTGA
- the LOC139765981 gene encoding organic solute transporter subunit alpha-like, translating to MTLSQEYDAVDIRLLPNANRTQYCEHGYIPTVDQYMQAMGRYSPAVHAVGSIITIALFVFYVEHIIFTYRNTHTVYRRHINWLACFYPLGALMTILALVVPRAHNICTAVKIVFFALGISHFTDLTVVMFGCEKGMLAKLKESKFDLHVGLLRCCVCIPSPAISKIRLRFLKWMIWQFPYSQTLYFFFEIYWTSSESDPEGLILLNYDYLWLDIFNALSFFSAIYAFTVLAHLVRDHLHAFNYKRKYATLLLLLIVLKLLGLVITILGNYEVFPCLPPYINSRVYSHTVLNLVHLVLLTIFGGLEYWQYHTEEFLSPISDKHHQHHHELIIHGQACVCIISEMTGHQSRRKSIAQLPFVVEETTSEVQDLESEEKGKTNPTLHTPSVEVNGTSHVAQDAKDVNTEENGASQTCF from the exons ccATGGGGCGGTACTCACCGGCCGTACACGCCGTGGGGAGTATCATCACTATCGCCCTCTTCGTCTTCTACGTGGAGCACATCATCTTCACCTACAGGAACACCCACACCGTCTACCGCAGGCACATCAACTGGCTCGCCTGCTTCTACCcg cTGGGGGCTTTGATGACCATCCTGGCGCTGGTGGTGCCTAGAGCCCACAACATCTGTACAGCTGTCAAGATCGt gTTTTTCGCGCTGGGCATCAGCCATTTCACTGACCTAACCGTCGTCATGTTCGGGTGTGAGAAGGGAATGTTGGCCAAGCTAAAAGAATCGAAATTTGACCTGCATGTGGGATTGTTACGCTGTTGTGTATGCATCCCGTCCCCTGCCATCAGCAA gATCCGTCTTCGATTCCTGAAGTGGATGATCTGGCAGTTCCCTTACTCCCAGACGCTGTATTTCTTCTTCGAAATCTACTGGACGTCCTCTGAGTCAGACCCGGAGGGGCTT ATTCTCCTCAACTACGACTACCTGTGGCTGGACATCTTCAACGCCCTCTCCTTCTTCAGCGCCATCTACGCCTTCACAGTATTGGCACACTTGGTCCGGGATCACCTCCACGCCTTCAACTACAAG AGGAAGTACGCgacgctgctgctcctgttgatcGTCCTTAAGTTGCTGGGCCTGGTCATTACCATCCTTGGCAACTACGAAGTCTTCCCTTGTCTCCCGCCCTACATCAACTCCAGGGTCTACTCCCACA CTGTGTTGAACCTGGTACACTTGGTGTTGCTGACGATCTTCGGCGGGCTGGAGTACTGGCAGTACCACACCGAGGAGTTCCTCTCGCCGATCTCGGataaacaccatcaacaccaccacgaaCTCATCATCCACGGGCAGGCCTGCGTCTGCATCATCTCCGAGATGACGGGACACcagagcaggaggaagagcatCGCGCAGCTTCCCTTCGTCGTCGAGGAAACGACGAGCGAAGTCCAGGATCTGGAGAGTGAGGAGAAGGGGAAAACCAACCCGACCCTCCATACCCCCAGCGTCGAAGTGAACGGGACGAGTCACGTCGCTCAAGACGCGAAGGATGTAAACACGGAAGAGAATGGCGCCAGTCAGACTTGCTTCTGA
- the LOC139765980 gene encoding organic solute transporter subunit alpha-like isoform X3, whose protein sequence is MIAVRDFISNALGGSAHNITMGTNAIIASVIKCNNSYVPTTTEYLNVLGPYGTLLLSIGGLITVILYLLFFDQVYFTTVHAHPVYRRHISWIASVYPFMTLMSVVSVAVPRAHNICTAAKVTYMSVGISHFTDLTVLMFGSEEVMIAKTEGERLKLNVGPLCCCCSCLPSPPVGRFPLRVVMFLSSQLPFTQAAYYLAVLILLSADNITIGNVNPSGLYLWLNLFNFASFTSGVYSLQILTRFSKGHLESYGYRKKSISMRTLVLVTNLQSLIFNIMANYNAFPCIPPYIPPQVYKQTVENLVYILEMMVLGTFTFWQYRNDQFQHANPVEACSSPQHHPIANSASTSCNSSHTSVRSTLNTAEGIKIPTINANDNTYPTSDLNGIVPSLITIPISDSTSSPAVANHLSLRSSGSRKQREPSDSGDASRTIIRQPGARQSEN, encoded by the exons ATGATAGCTGTAAGAGACTTCATTTCTAACGCTTTGGGAGGAAGTGCCCACAATATAACCATGGGCACCAACGCTATCATCGCCTCTGTGATAAAATGCAACAATTCCTATGTACCGACGACCACCGAATACTTGAATG TCTTGGGTCCGTACGGCACTTTGCTGCTCTCAATCGGCGGCCTCATCACGGTGatcctctacctcctcttcttCGACCAGGTCTACTTTACCACCGTCCACGCCCACCCCGTCTACCGCAGACATATCAGCTGGATCGCCTCCGTCTATCCG tttATGACCTTGATGAGTGTCGTATCTGTGGCCGTCCCCAGAGCTCACAACATATGCACAGCAGCTAAAGTGAC GTACATGTCAGTGGGTATCAGTCACTTCACGGACCTGACGGTGTTGATGTTCGGCAGTGAGGAGGTCATGATCGCCAAGACGGAAGGCGAGCGGCTTAAGCTAAATGTCGGacccctctgctgctgctgctcttgcctcCCATCCCCACCCGTCGGCAG GTTCCCTCTGCGCGTGGTCATGTTCCTCTCCAGCCAGCTCCCCTTCACCCAGGCCGCCTACTACCTCGCCGTTCTCATTCTCCTCTCCGCCGACAACATCACCATAGGGAAT GTGAACCCCAGTGGACTCTACCTGTGGCTGAACTTGTTCAACTTTGCCTCCTTCACAAGCGGCGTCTACTCGCTCCAGATCCTCACGCGCTTCTCCAAGGGTCATCTGGAATCTTACGGCTACagg AAGAAGTCTATTTCGATGAGGACGTTGGTGCTGGTGACCAATTTGCAGAGCCTTATCTTCAACATTATGGCCAATTACAACGCGTTTCCCTGCATACCTCCCTACATTCCTCCGCAAGTCTACAAGCAGA CTGTGGAGAACCTCGTCTACATCTTAGAGATGATGGTCTTGGGGACATTTACCTTCTGGCAATACCGGAACGACCAATTCCAGCATGCTAACCCCGTCGAAGCCTGCTCCTCCCCTCAACACCACCCCATTGCTAACAGCGCCAGCACCAGCTGCAACTCCAGTCACACCTCCGTCAGGAGTACCTTAAACACAGCAGAAGGCATTAAAATCCCCACCATCAACGCCAACGATAACACTTACCCTACGAGCGATTTGAATGGCATCGTCCCTTCTCTGATCACCATTCCGATATCagactccacctcctcaccagcGGTAGCCAATCACCTAAGCTTACGTAGCAGCGGCTCGAGAAAGCAAAGGGAACCCTCGGACTCTGGTGATGCATCGAGAACTATCATTCGCCAGCCGGGGGCTAGACAGAGTGAGAACTGA